The following are encoded in a window of Kaistia algarum genomic DNA:
- the phnN gene encoding phosphonate metabolism protein/1,5-bisphosphokinase (PRPP-forming) PhnN — MAGAFVAIVGPSGAGKDTLIAHARTALAADADFIFVRRLVTRAANAFEDHDTIDPASFEAGHAAGSFALSWRAHGLGYALPAETLAAVQAGSVAVCNLSRSVLAEARHRFPRVAVVLVTAPPEVLAVRLTARGRESAVAVAERLRREAACDEVPSPDLVVMNDRPIEITGGELLDFLSRLKETQPA; from the coding sequence ATGGCCGGAGCCTTCGTCGCCATCGTCGGGCCCAGCGGGGCCGGCAAGGACACGCTGATCGCCCATGCCCGCACGGCGCTGGCTGCCGATGCGGATTTCATCTTCGTTCGGCGGCTGGTGACGCGCGCCGCCAACGCCTTCGAGGATCACGACACGATCGACCCGGCGAGTTTCGAGGCGGGCCACGCGGCCGGGAGCTTCGCGCTCTCCTGGCGTGCGCATGGCCTCGGTTATGCCCTTCCGGCCGAGACACTGGCGGCGGTACAGGCAGGCTCGGTCGCAGTGTGCAACCTTTCTCGAAGCGTGCTCGCCGAGGCGCGGCATCGCTTTCCTCGCGTCGCCGTGGTCCTCGTCACGGCGCCGCCCGAGGTGCTGGCCGTGCGGCTGACGGCGCGCGGGCGCGAAAGCGCCGTGGCCGTGGCCGAGCGCCTCCGTCGCGAGGCGGCCTGCGACGAGGTGCCCAGCCCCGACCTAGTGGTCATGAACGACCGACCGATCGAAATTACGGGCGGCGAGTTGCTGGACTTCCTGAGCCGGCTGAAGGAAACGCAGCCGGCCTGA
- the phnG gene encoding phosphonate C-P lyase system protein PhnG, translating into MPTSTRSRPSPSPDLRPDPIVAARQALMALCVAATKMELEQAYANIGPGPSAEDLRRSESGLVMLRGRMGGDGRAFNLGEATVTRAAIRLSDGRTGFAYQLGRDSEKARISAILDALCQGVEREAVETALAPIRRRVETEALAKARRVAATKVDFFTMVRGED; encoded by the coding sequence ATGCCGACATCCACCCGTTCTCGTCCATCGCCGAGCCCCGACCTACGGCCCGATCCCATTGTCGCAGCGCGGCAAGCGCTGATGGCGCTGTGTGTCGCGGCGACGAAAATGGAGCTGGAACAAGCCTACGCCAATATCGGTCCGGGTCCGTCGGCCGAGGATTTACGCCGCTCCGAGAGCGGTCTCGTCATGCTGCGCGGGCGGATGGGCGGCGATGGCCGGGCGTTCAATCTTGGCGAGGCGACGGTGACGCGCGCCGCCATTCGTCTTTCCGATGGGCGGACGGGCTTTGCCTATCAGCTCGGACGGGACTCAGAGAAAGCTCGGATTTCCGCCATTCTCGACGCGCTTTGCCAGGGTGTCGAGCGTGAGGCCGTCGAGACGGCTCTTGCCCCGATACGCCGCCGCGTCGAGACGGAGGCGCTGGCCAAGGCGCGCCGCGTCGCTGCGACGAAGGTCGATTTCTTCACCATGGTGCGGGGAGAAGACTGA
- a CDS encoding alpha-D-ribose 1-methylphosphonate 5-triphosphate diphosphatase — protein MIDPRDYVLTNATLVLPDRVVPAGWVAVSDGVIAEIGEGKAPESGIDLEDDHLIPGLVELHTDHLESHFAPRPHVRWHPLASVMAYDAQIAAAGITTVFDSLRAGSDADSTSVGEDLVKLAEAIDEARASGHLRVDHRTHLRCEIACEDVIEQVEDFSHRFPIHMMSLMDHTPGQRQFTDMATWRRFYMRRKPMTEAEADFFIAQRLELHEKNARPNRGRLIEIAGDVGAVLASHDDATAAHAEEAVTNGVSIGEFPTTLEAAAALHAAGIGVMMGGPNVVRGGSHSGNIAAEELARAGVLDILSSDYVPASLLMSAFELPQRVPNIDLASAIRTVTLTPAEATGLGDRGAIEPGRRADLVRVNLAGSTPIVRHVWRQGRRVS, from the coding sequence ATGATCGACCCGCGCGACTATGTCCTCACCAACGCCACGCTCGTCCTGCCCGACCGAGTCGTCCCGGCGGGATGGGTTGCCGTTTCCGACGGCGTGATCGCCGAGATCGGCGAGGGCAAGGCGCCCGAGAGCGGCATCGATCTGGAGGACGACCATCTGATTCCCGGCCTGGTCGAGTTGCATACCGACCATCTCGAGAGCCATTTCGCGCCGCGCCCGCATGTGCGCTGGCATCCGCTCGCCTCGGTCATGGCTTATGACGCGCAGATCGCGGCGGCCGGCATCACCACCGTGTTCGATTCGCTGCGCGCCGGCTCCGATGCCGATTCGACCTCCGTTGGCGAGGATCTGGTCAAACTCGCCGAAGCGATCGACGAGGCCAGGGCCTCCGGTCACCTGCGCGTCGATCATCGCACGCATCTGCGCTGCGAGATCGCCTGCGAGGACGTGATCGAGCAGGTCGAGGATTTCTCCCACCGCTTCCCGATCCACATGATGTCGCTGATGGACCACACGCCGGGCCAGCGCCAGTTCACCGACATGGCGACGTGGCGGCGCTTCTATATGCGGCGCAAGCCAATGACCGAGGCCGAGGCCGATTTCTTCATCGCCCAGCGGCTCGAACTGCACGAGAAGAATGCGCGGCCGAACCGCGGCCGCCTGATCGAGATCGCCGGCGACGTCGGCGCGGTACTGGCAAGCCATGACGACGCGACCGCCGCCCATGCCGAAGAGGCCGTGACGAACGGCGTTTCGATCGGCGAATTCCCGACGACGCTGGAAGCGGCCGCGGCGCTGCATGCCGCCGGCATTGGCGTGATGATGGGCGGGCCGAATGTCGTGCGCGGCGGCTCGCATTCCGGCAACATCGCCGCCGAGGAACTGGCTCGCGCGGGCGTGCTCGACATCCTCTCGTCCGACTATGTGCCGGCAAGCCTGCTGATGTCGGCCTTCGAGCTGCCGCAGCGCGTCCCGAACATCGACCTTGCGAGCGCGATCCGCACCGTGACGTTGACGCCAGCCGAGGCAACCGGCCTTGGCGACCGCGGCGCCATCGAGCCCGGCCGTCGCGCCGATCTCGTGCGCGTCAACCTCGCCGGCTCGACGCCGATTGTACGTCATGTCTGGCGCCAAGGCCGCCGCGTCTCGTGA
- a CDS encoding GNAT family N-acetyltransferase, producing MMDLVLRPITEADLPALLALYAQPSFNKGHVISLDAAKAIFARFAAYPDYAIYFAEADGEVLGTFALMIIDNIAHWGTPTAMIENVVVREDRQGGGIGRAMMNAACALAQTKGAYKVALSSNLANERGHAFYEGLGFEKHGFSFRLELAPSSFSLCREAGEGRTAVPFVEESAS from the coding sequence ATGATGGATCTCGTGCTCCGCCCTATCACCGAGGCCGATCTCCCCGCCCTGCTCGCGCTCTATGCCCAGCCGAGCTTCAACAAGGGCCACGTGATTTCCCTTGATGCGGCGAAGGCGATCTTCGCCCGCTTCGCCGCCTATCCCGACTACGCCATCTATTTCGCGGAAGCGGACGGGGAGGTGCTCGGCACCTTCGCGCTGATGATCATCGACAATATTGCCCATTGGGGCACGCCGACGGCCATGATCGAGAATGTCGTGGTGCGCGAGGATCGCCAGGGCGGCGGCATCGGCCGCGCCATGATGAACGCCGCCTGCGCCCTGGCCCAGACCAAGGGCGCCTACAAGGTGGCGCTGTCTTCGAACCTCGCCAACGAGCGCGGCCATGCCTTCTATGAAGGCTTGGGCTTTGAGAAGCACGGCTTCAGCTTCCGGCTGGAGCTGGCTCCCTCTTCCTTCTCCCTCTGCCGCGAGGCGGGAGAGGGAAGAACTGCCGTGCCTTTCGTAGAGGAAAGCGCATCATGA
- the phnL gene encoding phosphonate C-P lyase system protein PhnL has protein sequence MTDNLVTLGGVSKAFTLHLRDGLRIGVVDNVSFAASPGECVVLGGPSGAGKSSILKMIYGNYRCDVGRIFVRDGEEAVDVASAEPRRILKLRASVMGYVSQFLRVIPRVSTLDIVAGAAMSDGIGECEAWARAERLLTLLNVPERLWALPPATFSGGEQQRVNIARGLASERPILLLDEPTASLDAANRAVVVRLIEEKKRAGAAIIGIFHDEDVRDRVADRIVDVTRFATEKAA, from the coding sequence ATGACCGACAACCTCGTCACTCTCGGCGGCGTCTCCAAGGCGTTCACGCTGCATCTGCGGGACGGACTGCGGATCGGCGTCGTCGACAATGTCAGCTTCGCGGCATCGCCCGGCGAGTGCGTCGTGCTCGGCGGGCCGTCCGGAGCCGGCAAATCATCGATCCTGAAGATGATCTACGGCAATTACCGCTGCGACGTCGGTCGCATCTTCGTTCGCGACGGCGAGGAAGCGGTTGACGTGGCCAGCGCCGAGCCGCGGCGCATCCTGAAGCTGCGCGCCTCGGTCATGGGCTATGTCAGCCAGTTCCTGCGCGTCATCCCGCGAGTCTCGACACTCGACATCGTCGCCGGAGCCGCCATGTCGGACGGGATCGGCGAGTGCGAGGCCTGGGCCCGCGCTGAGCGGCTGCTGACGCTGCTGAACGTTCCCGAACGCCTCTGGGCGCTGCCGCCGGCCACCTTTTCCGGCGGCGAGCAGCAGCGCGTCAATATTGCACGCGGCCTTGCCTCCGAACGGCCGATACTGCTGCTCGACGAGCCGACTGCCTCGCTGGACGCGGCCAACCGCGCCGTGGTGGTGCGCCTGATCGAAGAAAAGAAGCGCGCCGGCGCGGCGATTATCGGCATCTTCCACGACGAGGATGTGCGCGACCGCGTCGCCGACCGCATCGTGGATGTGACGCGCTTCGCCACGGAAAAGGCGGCGTAG
- the phnH gene encoding phosphonate C-P lyase system protein PhnH gives MSAAIATSGLAEPALDGQANFRSLMNALARPGTIEPLSLRLAAPAPLTAGLAALALSLADHEAPLWLDAALASSNEVVTYLRFHTGARIVADPQLSAFALVADFAAMPPLATFSLGSDDYPDRSTTILAAVQDLGTGVRLELTGPGILGEAHVAVSPWRDGLTGELADNRSLFPCGVDLVLVAADAVAALPRTTHVREV, from the coding sequence ATGTCCGCAGCTATCGCAACCTCGGGCCTTGCCGAGCCCGCTCTGGACGGCCAGGCGAATTTCCGCAGCCTTATGAATGCCCTGGCGCGCCCCGGCACCATCGAGCCCTTGTCGCTGCGTCTTGCCGCGCCGGCGCCGCTGACCGCGGGTCTTGCTGCATTGGCGCTGTCGCTCGCCGATCACGAGGCGCCGCTCTGGCTCGACGCGGCGCTGGCCAGCTCCAATGAGGTCGTCACCTATCTGCGCTTCCACACCGGCGCCCGGATCGTCGCCGATCCGCAGCTTTCCGCCTTCGCGCTCGTCGCCGATTTCGCCGCCATGCCCCCTTTGGCGACATTTTCTCTCGGCAGCGACGACTATCCCGACCGGTCGACCACGATCCTCGCCGCGGTTCAGGATCTGGGGACCGGCGTCCGCCTTGAACTCACGGGACCGGGCATATTGGGCGAGGCGCACGTCGCTGTATCGCCCTGGCGCGATGGCCTGACCGGCGAACTCGCCGATAATCGCTCGCTCTTCCCCTGCGGCGTCGATCTGGTGCTGGTCGCGGCCGATGCCGTCGCCGCCCTGCCCCGCACTACTCACGTCCGGGAGGTCTGA
- the phnE gene encoding phosphonate ABC transporter, permease protein PhnE: protein MATAIAKLPEHQAAQLAAAYDKAVSARRMKGLIVAGIVLLLIAISAQLAHVRPLTLFANLGNFGSFIGKTVPVLTLGNFPADMREWYWNFPKWLGLLGQTILIAYLGTFMGAIVAFCLCFFASANLARSRWTRIVARRFLEFCRTVPDIVFALIFVIAFGLGPMAGVFALAIHTTGALGKLFAEVVENIDMKPVEGLSAAGASWIQTVRYAVLPQVLPGFASYSLLRFEINVRGAGVMGFVGAGGIGQEFLVAIRNFYYSDVSAILLMIIATVILIDIGTEQLRHRLIGMEGGK from the coding sequence TTGGCCACGGCGATCGCGAAACTTCCCGAGCACCAGGCTGCCCAACTGGCCGCGGCCTATGACAAGGCGGTTTCGGCCCGGCGCATGAAGGGGCTGATCGTCGCTGGCATCGTCCTGCTGCTGATCGCGATCAGTGCGCAGCTGGCCCATGTGCGTCCGTTGACGCTTTTCGCCAATCTCGGGAATTTCGGCAGCTTCATCGGCAAGACCGTCCCCGTCCTCACGCTCGGCAATTTCCCCGCCGACATGCGCGAATGGTACTGGAACTTCCCGAAATGGCTCGGCCTGCTCGGCCAGACCATATTGATCGCCTATCTCGGCACCTTCATGGGCGCGATCGTCGCCTTCTGTCTCTGCTTTTTTGCTTCGGCCAATCTGGCGCGGAGCCGCTGGACGCGCATCGTCGCGCGCCGGTTCCTCGAATTCTGCCGCACGGTTCCCGACATCGTCTTCGCGCTGATCTTCGTCATCGCCTTCGGGCTCGGACCGATGGCCGGCGTCTTCGCGCTCGCCATCCACACAACCGGCGCGCTCGGCAAGCTCTTCGCCGAAGTTGTCGAGAACATCGACATGAAGCCGGTCGAAGGTCTCTCCGCCGCTGGTGCCTCGTGGATCCAGACCGTGCGCTATGCCGTGCTGCCGCAGGTTCTGCCCGGCTTCGCCTCCTATTCGCTGCTGCGCTTCGAGATCAATGTGCGCGGCGCCGGCGTCATGGGCTTCGTCGGCGCGGGAGGCATCGGCCAGGAATTCCTCGTCGCGATCCGCAATTTCTATTATTCGGATGTGAGCGCGATCCTCCTGATGATCATCGCCACCGTCATCCTGATCGACATCGGCACCGAGCAGCTGCGCCATCGCCTGATTGGCATGGAGGGCGGGAAATGA
- the phnF gene encoding phosphonate metabolism transcriptional regulator PhnF: MKQSSDDLMTLPVEVGPAGEISRGAGISAWRQIADEIAADIGTGALAAGAQLPTETQFAARFAVNRHTVRRALAELAARGLIRATQGRGTFVEARPLPYPIGRRTRFSEIVSRAGREAGGKLLQSIIQPADPAVAAALGVALATPVIRLDTLRFADETPISTGSGYFPLPRFERLNDAYLAYGTITKALESRGISDYRRLETRISARPASAEEAARLDLSPGRIVLTVDSTNVDMDGIPIQFTRALFSADRTEILVES, from the coding sequence ATGAAACAGTCCAGTGACGATTTGATGACATTGCCGGTCGAGGTCGGACCGGCCGGCGAAATCTCCCGCGGTGCCGGAATCTCGGCTTGGCGCCAGATCGCCGACGAGATCGCCGCCGATATCGGCACCGGGGCGCTCGCCGCTGGCGCGCAATTGCCGACGGAAACCCAGTTCGCCGCGCGCTTCGCCGTCAATCGCCATACGGTTCGCCGGGCCCTGGCTGAACTAGCGGCCCGGGGCCTCATCCGGGCGACCCAGGGTCGGGGAACCTTCGTCGAGGCGCGGCCGCTGCCCTACCCGATTGGCCGCCGTACGCGTTTCTCCGAGATTGTCTCGCGCGCCGGGCGCGAGGCCGGGGGCAAGCTGCTCCAATCCATCATTCAGCCCGCCGATCCGGCGGTCGCCGCGGCGCTCGGGGTTGCACTCGCGACCCCGGTCATCCGCCTCGATACGCTCCGTTTCGCTGACGAGACGCCGATCTCGACGGGAAGCGGCTATTTTCCGCTGCCGCGCTTCGAACGGCTGAACGACGCTTACCTGGCCTATGGTACGATTACCAAGGCGCTGGAATCGCGAGGTATTTCGGACTACCGCAGGCTCGAGACCCGGATATCCGCCCGCCCCGCCAGCGCCGAAGAGGCGGCGCGGCTGGACCTCTCCCCCGGCCGGATCGTCCTCACCGTCGACAGCACCAATGTCGACATGGACGGCATCCCGATCCAGTTCACCCGCGCCCTCTTCTCCGCCGACCGGACCGAGATCCTGGTAGAAAGCTGA
- a CDS encoding carbon-phosphorus lyase complex subunit PhnI: MYVAVKGGEAAIDNAHALLARKRRGPATIPEIAPSQIEAQLTLAVDRVMAESSLYDPKLAALAIKQARGDLIEAIFLTRAFRTTLPRFGYSEPLDTAAMEIERRISATFKDLPGGQVLGPTFDYTHRLIDFLLEAGAELPPEIEAHTQPEPSPRVTDLLDGEGLIEQESRDDDAEIGDLTRAPLDFPADRDLRLQALARGDEGFLLALGYSTQRGYGRTHPFVGEIRFGEVMAEFVPEELGFAVPLGPVAVTECQMVNQFHGSAELPPQFTRGYGLVFGQSERKAMSMSLVDRALRTREFGEDVVAPAQDEEFVLSHCDNVQATGFVEHLKLPHYVDFQAELGLVRQMRADYASRRQEAEGELKEAAE; the protein is encoded by the coding sequence ATGTATGTCGCGGTCAAAGGCGGCGAGGCAGCGATCGACAACGCCCATGCGCTCCTCGCCCGGAAGCGGCGCGGGCCGGCGACGATCCCCGAAATCGCGCCTTCGCAGATCGAGGCGCAGCTCACGCTCGCCGTAGACCGCGTCATGGCGGAGAGTTCGCTTTATGACCCGAAGCTGGCGGCGCTGGCGATCAAGCAGGCGCGCGGCGATTTGATCGAGGCGATCTTCCTGACGCGGGCGTTTCGCACCACGCTGCCCCGCTTCGGCTATTCCGAGCCGCTCGATACGGCTGCCATGGAAATCGAGCGCCGTATCTCGGCCACCTTCAAGGATTTGCCCGGCGGGCAGGTGCTGGGCCCGACCTTCGACTATACGCATCGCTTGATCGACTTCCTGCTCGAGGCCGGCGCTGAGCTACCGCCCGAGATCGAGGCCCACACGCAGCCCGAGCCGTCGCCGCGGGTGACCGACCTTCTGGATGGCGAGGGGCTGATCGAGCAGGAGAGCCGCGACGACGATGCCGAAATTGGCGACCTCACGCGCGCCCCGCTCGACTTCCCGGCGGATCGCGATCTTCGCCTGCAGGCGCTGGCGCGCGGCGACGAGGGCTTCCTGCTGGCGCTCGGTTATTCGACCCAGCGCGGCTATGGCCGCACCCATCCCTTCGTCGGCGAAATAAGGTTCGGCGAGGTGATGGCCGAGTTCGTCCCCGAGGAGCTCGGCTTCGCCGTGCCGCTCGGGCCGGTCGCGGTGACCGAGTGCCAGATGGTCAACCAATTCCATGGCTCGGCAGAGCTGCCGCCGCAATTCACCCGCGGCTATGGCCTCGTCTTCGGCCAGAGCGAGCGGAAGGCGATGTCGATGTCGCTCGTTGACCGGGCCCTGCGCACCCGCGAATTCGGCGAAGATGTCGTGGCGCCGGCGCAGGACGAGGAATTCGTGCTGTCGCATTGCGACAATGTCCAGGCGACCGGCTTCGTCGAGCATCTGAAGCTGCCGCATTACGTGGATTTCCAGGCTGAACTCGGCCTCGTTCGGCAGATGCGCGCCGACTACGCGAGCCGGCGGCAGGAAGCTGAGGGCGAGTTGAAGGAGGCGGCGGAATGA
- a CDS encoding alpha-D-ribose 1-methylphosphonate 5-phosphate C-P-lyase PhnJ, whose product MSAAATGSTGYNFAYLDEQTKRMIRRAILKAIAIPGYQVPFASREMPMPYGWGTGGVQVTAAILGPQDVLKVIDQGSDDTTNAVSIRKFFAKTAGVETTTKTAEATIIQTRHRIPEHKLTSGQVLVYQVPIPEPLRFLEPRETETRKLHALADYGLMHVKLYEDISRHGHIATTYDYPVEIAGRYVMNPSPIPKFDNPKMDFCEALQLFGAGREKRIYAVPPHTRVRSLDFEDHPFAVQRFDKPCALCAATGVYLDEVVLDDEGGRMFVCSDSDYCEERRAQGHVGEMLGTNSGDPPSFTLSRGAGEGAPPSSSVDGSGS is encoded by the coding sequence ATGAGCGCGGCAGCAACCGGATCCACCGGCTACAATTTCGCCTATCTCGACGAACAGACGAAGCGGATGATCCGCCGTGCGATCCTGAAGGCGATTGCCATTCCCGGCTATCAGGTTCCCTTCGCCAGCCGCGAAATGCCGATGCCCTATGGCTGGGGCACGGGGGGCGTGCAGGTGACGGCAGCGATCCTCGGGCCGCAGGACGTGCTGAAGGTGATCGACCAGGGCTCGGACGACACGACCAACGCCGTCTCGATCCGCAAGTTCTTTGCCAAGACAGCCGGCGTCGAGACGACGACGAAGACCGCCGAGGCGACGATCATCCAGACCCGCCACCGCATTCCGGAACACAAGCTCACCAGCGGTCAGGTCCTCGTCTACCAAGTGCCGATCCCCGAGCCGCTGCGCTTCCTGGAGCCGCGCGAGACCGAAACGCGCAAGCTGCATGCGCTCGCCGACTACGGCCTCATGCATGTGAAGCTCTATGAGGACATTTCGCGGCACGGGCATATCGCGACAACCTATGATTATCCGGTCGAAATCGCCGGGCGCTATGTGATGAACCCGTCGCCGATTCCGAAATTCGACAATCCCAAGATGGATTTCTGCGAGGCGCTGCAGCTCTTCGGCGCCGGCCGCGAAAAGCGCATCTATGCGGTCCCGCCGCACACCCGGGTCCGCAGCCTCGATTTCGAGGATCATCCCTTCGCGGTGCAGCGCTTCGACAAGCCCTGCGCGCTCTGCGCGGCAACGGGCGTCTATCTCGACGAGGTCGTGCTCGACGATGAAGGCGGGCGGATGTTCGTCTGCTCGGACAGCGACTATTGCGAGGAACGGCGGGCGCAAGGGCATGTCGGCGAGATGCTGGGGACCAACAGCGGCGATCCCCCTTCCTTCACCCTCTCCCGCGGCGCGGGAGAGGGGGCACCGCCGTCATCCTCCGTCGACGGGAGCGGATCATGA
- the phnE gene encoding phosphonate ABC transporter, permease protein PhnE, producing the protein MSLGAVPSAGRGLREAALADIAGLKTRHGAYFRVSTKSRLMAIGIPLALIALAFLSMVVLGFSLTRILNGLHRLGQFAVLMVPPEPQGRFVAFSIALGETLGIAFLGTLTAAVLAFPVAFLAAKNVIPNPFVHFAARRSFDVIRSVDTLIWALMWINVVGLGPFAGVLAIACSDFGSFGKLFSEAIEATDGKASEGITASGGNRLHQVRFGLIPGVLPVIASQVLYYFESNTRSATIIGIVGAGGVGAYLTELIRVLELKQVAFLILMILVTVAVIDFISTRLRMAIIGKAKIV; encoded by the coding sequence ATGAGCCTTGGAGCCGTCCCCTCGGCCGGCCGAGGCCTGCGCGAAGCTGCCTTGGCCGATATCGCCGGTCTCAAAACCCGGCACGGCGCCTATTTCCGCGTTTCGACCAAGTCGAGGCTGATGGCGATTGGCATTCCCCTGGCCCTGATCGCCCTCGCCTTCCTGTCCATGGTGGTCCTGGGCTTCTCGCTGACGCGGATCCTGAACGGATTGCACCGGCTCGGCCAGTTTGCCGTGCTGATGGTCCCGCCGGAGCCGCAGGGCCGGTTCGTCGCCTTCTCGATCGCGCTCGGCGAAACGCTCGGCATCGCCTTTCTTGGCACGCTGACCGCCGCAGTCCTGGCGTTCCCGGTAGCGTTCCTCGCCGCCAAGAATGTCATTCCGAACCCCTTCGTCCATTTCGCGGCGCGGCGGAGCTTCGACGTCATCCGTTCGGTCGATACGCTGATCTGGGCGCTGATGTGGATCAATGTCGTCGGGCTCGGGCCATTCGCCGGCGTGCTGGCGATCGCCTGCTCGGACTTCGGCTCGTTCGGCAAGCTGTTCTCGGAGGCGATCGAAGCGACCGACGGCAAGGCTTCCGAAGGCATCACCGCCTCCGGCGGCAACAGGCTCCATCAGGTCCGCTTCGGCCTCATTCCCGGCGTGCTGCCGGTGATCGCCAGCCAGGTGCTCTACTATTTCGAATCCAACACGCGGTCGGCGACGATCATCGGCATTGTCGGAGCTGGCGGCGTCGGCGCCTATCTGACAGAGCTGATCCGCGTGCTCGAACTGAAGCAGGTCGCGTTCCTGATCCTGATGATCCTCGTCACCGTCGCCGTGATCGACTTCATCTCGACCCGGCTGCGCATGGCGATCATCGGCAAGGCCAAGATCGTCTGA
- the phnK gene encoding phosphonate C-P lyase system protein PhnK translates to MTQNDLPLLSARDLTKHYGPRIGCAEVSFDIYEGEVLAVVGESGSGKSTLLSLLSTELPPTSGSVHYSMRDGVSRNLFDLSEAERRFLLRTDWGFVRQDARDGLRMGVSAGGNVGERLMAVGARHYGKIRDTASDWLGRVEIDPTRIDDLPKSFSGGMRQRLQIARNLVTHPRLVFMDEPTSGLDVSVQARLLDLIRGLVTELGLAVIIVTHDLAVARLLSHRIMVMRHGHVIETGLTDQVLDDPREAYTQLLVSSVLAA, encoded by the coding sequence ATGACCCAGAACGATCTCCCCCTTCTCTCTGCCCGCGATCTGACCAAACATTATGGTCCCAGGATCGGCTGCGCCGAGGTCTCGTTCGATATCTATGAGGGCGAGGTGCTGGCGGTGGTCGGCGAGTCCGGTTCGGGCAAGTCGACGCTCCTCTCGTTGCTCTCGACCGAACTGCCGCCAACTTCCGGCAGTGTCCACTACAGCATGCGCGACGGCGTCAGCCGCAATCTGTTCGACCTGTCGGAGGCCGAGCGGCGCTTCCTGCTGCGGACCGATTGGGGTTTCGTGCGGCAGGATGCGCGCGACGGCCTGCGCATGGGCGTCTCGGCCGGCGGCAATGTCGGCGAGCGGCTGATGGCGGTGGGCGCGCGCCATTATGGCAAGATCCGCGATACGGCGTCGGACTGGCTCGGCCGCGTCGAGATCGATCCGACCCGCATCGACGATCTGCCGAAGAGCTTCTCCGGCGGCATGCGCCAGCGCCTGCAGATCGCCCGCAATCTGGTGACCCATCCGCGCCTCGTCTTCATGGACGAGCCGACTTCCGGCCTCGACGTCTCGGTACAGGCGCGTCTGCTCGATCTCATCCGCGGCCTCGTCACCGAACTCGGTCTCGCGGTGATCATCGTCACGCACGACCTCGCCGTGGCACGGCTGCTCTCCCACCGCATCATGGTGATGCGGCACGGCCACGTCATCGAGACCGGCCTCACCGACCAGGTGCTCGACGATCCGCGCGAGGCCTATACGCAGCTTCTCGTCTCCTCCGTGCTGGCGGCATGA